A genomic region of Chaetodon auriga isolate fChaAug3 chromosome 11, fChaAug3.hap1, whole genome shotgun sequence contains the following coding sequences:
- the gdf10a gene encoding growth/differentiation factor 10 has translation MAALTMISSHLFLLMFNCFLGAASVRTMKGGSGSAQDSSFLQSPSDPFLDDLDQDMVSQHMSRLYEKYNRENRLTEGNTVRSFRASQDSSDHRTVYQLNLTTLHDSEVILSATFHFLLDRRPHQKPWFCRRFKSPSCRSSAVHPSPSISLLLRSVSSGSEVRSGSMGSFLGNVTFHPHRRGVWQMKDVTQVIKEARDKGHLLVSVELDFGQQYQRKSEEALSAGSLPYLLLYANDQALAEPNSVAASLQRYDPFNEGGEPSHSSQLLHRPNSSPESKGRVRREATLLSDPIQNNELPEVDYRPDGYRKDDLWESTWYLALKPKPKSGKKEKKRKSQGVEGVEQGRGARDEEEPLVLEGGERISQGHKPDDSAVKKLKDSRVLTISDGRKHERRNEGKDGKKHKGSVNSESPVLSFDEQTMRKARRRQWGDNQHRGCSRRNLRVDFADIGWSEWIIAPKAFDAYYCAGTCGFPMPKVARPSNHATIQSIVRAVGIIPGVPEPCCVPEKMSPLAVLYQDESRNPVLKVYPNMSVQSCSCR, from the exons ATGGCAGCTCTAACGATGATTTCGTCGCACCTGTTCCTGCTGATGTTCAACTGTTTCCTGGGTGCTGCATCAGTTAGGACCATGAAGGGGGGCTCTGGGAGCGCACAGGACAGTAGCTTCCTCCAGTCCCCGTCGGACCCTTTTTTAGATGACCTGGATCAGGACATGGTCTCTCAGCACATGTCCAGACTGTACGAGAAATATAACAGGGAAAACCGTCTCACTGAGGGAAACACTGTCAGGAGTTTCAGAGCCAGCCAAG ACTCCTCTGACCACAGGACGGTGTACCAACTAAACCTTACAACCCTCCACGACTCAGAGGTCATCCTCTCTGCCACATTCCACTTCCTGCTCGATCGGCGCCCTCATCAAAAACCCTGGTTCTGTAGACGCTTCAAAAGCCCATCCTGTCGTTCCTCAGCAGTCCACCCTTCTCCGTCCATCAGCCTCCTCCTTCGCTCTGTCTCCTctgggtcagaggtcagatctGGGTCAATGGGGTCATTTCTAGGCAACGTGACCTTCCACCCCCACAGGAGAGGGGTGTGGCAGATGAAAGATGTGACCCAGGTCATAAAGGAGGCACGGGACAAGGGTCATCTCCTGGTGTCCGTGGAGTTGGATTTTGGGCAGCAGTACCAGAGGAAATCAGAGGAGGCGCTGTCTGCTGGCAGCCTGCCCTACCTGTTACTGTATGCTAATGACCAAGCCTTGGCAGAGCCCAACAGCGTGGCTGCAAGCCTTCAGAGATATGACCCGTTCAACGAAGGAGGAGAGCCCTCACATTCCTCACAGCTCCTGCACAGACCTAACTCCTCACCAGAGTCGAAAGGACGCGTGAGAAGGGAAGCAACCCTGCTCTCAGACCCCATTCAGAACAACGAGCTGCCCGAGGTTGACTACAGGCCTGATGGATACAGGAAGGATGACCTTTGGGAGAGCACTTGGTACCTGGCACTCAAACCCAAGCCTAAATCagggaagaaggaaaagaagagaaagagccAGGGGGTAGAAGGAGTGGAGCAAGGCAGAGGAGCACGAGATGAAGAGGAACCTCTGGTTCTCGAGGGGGGAGAAAGAATATCGCAGGGGCACAAACCTGACGACTCAGCTGTGAAAAAACTAAAAGACAGTCGCGTGCTGACTATCAGTGACGGACGAAAGCATGAGCGGAGGAATGAGGGAAAGGATGGAAAAAAGCACAAGGGGAGCGTGAACTCTGAGTCACCTGTGCTGAGTTTTGATGAACAAACCATGCGTAAAGCCAGGAGGAGGCAGTGGGGTGACAACCAGCACAGGGGCTGCTCCAGGAGGAACCTCAGAGTGGATTTTGCAGACATTGGCTGGAGTGAGTGGATCATAGCACCCAAGGCCTTTGATGCCTACTACTGCGCTGGCACATGTGGATTTCCCATGCCCAAG GTGGCGAGGCCGTCTAACCACGCCACCATCCAGAGCATAGTCCGAGCCGTCGGGATCATCCCCGGAGTTCCTGAGCCCTGCTGCGTCCCAGAAAAGATGAGTCCTCTGGCTGTTCTCTACCAGGATGAATCCAGGAACCCAGTGCTCAAGGTTTACCCCAATATGTCCGTCCAGTCCTGCTCCTGCAGATAG
- the znf488 gene encoding zinc finger protein 488 isoform X2, producing MSGGLTMDHTFLPRSIWTGDSKFLQHPADLYASVVVTRSIPAGTCFGPCVLQNTFYDTIAFIAQKSCDKRAKSYVFRVDPEAMRNSALVLSWLRLVQAARNGEEQNTEAFLKAGQLYVRTIRDIQQEEELLVWYDQELSHLLGFTDMTRGSSEEFKCGRCHQVFKNEYPFLAHCRFLCTQVKSDAWSREVHEHKQVEIKRQHRVTDFHNIARDLEHKKSGSNEDAEVSPKRRKYEESLYPKGRKTVLLEKTNISNDDNITQLYKGYDQAAGDASSSVGKLKADKVKPDHLGCKNDAFADAREVKGGFTHGREMEARSETGESSGVHSSSSSAFSLVLSNSQGEQKSAFCKPSKRTSPIDPQAHLGNASTAPSSRLEEMTDAFTSRTVMGYNNLMASNILSGDLQTVPSPVALNNAFHYAPEHWSRNIGVQLQTTSSLTILPPTFTSFGVSVQNWCAKCNLSFRMTSDLVFHMRSHHKKEFAAESQVRRRREEKLTCPICHEYFRERHHLSRHMTSHN from the exons ATGTCCGGCGG TTTAACGATGGATCACACTTTCCTGCCTCGCTCCATCTGGACCGGTGACAGTAAATTCCTTCAGCATCCAGCGGATCTCTACGCCAGTGTGGTCGTTACGCGCAGCATCCCTGCAGGCACGTGCTTTGGCCCATGTGTGCTCCAAAACACTTTCTACGACACTATCGCCTTCATAGCGCAGAAATCCTGCGACAAAAGAGCTAAATCCTATGTGTTCAGG GTGGACCCCGAAGCCATGCGTAATTCTGCACTCGTGCTGTCCTGGCTGCGGCTCGTGCAGGCTGCGCGCAATGGAGAGGAGCAGAACACGGAGGCCTTTCTGAAAGCGGGTCAGCTGTATGTGCGGACCATCCGGGACATCcagcaggaggaagagctgctggtgtggtACGATCAGGAGCTGTCTCATCTACTGGGCTTCACAGACATGACCAGGGGATCGAGTGAAG agTTCAAATGTGGAAGATGTCACCAGGTCTTCAAGAATGAATATCCTTTCCTGGCTCACTGTCGATTCCTGTGCACTCAAGTCAAGAGTGACGCCTGGAGCCGCGAGGTTCACGAGCACAAGCAGGTGGAAATTAAGAGGCAACATCGAGTGACAGATTTCCACAACATCGCCAGAGATTTGGAACACAAAAAATCTGGCAGCAATGAGGACGCAGAGGTTTCCCCCAAGAGAAGGAAATACGAGGAAAGTCTTTACCCCAAAGGGCGGAAAACGGTTCTGCTGGAAAAAACGAACATTTCCAATGATGACAATATTACACAGCTGTATAAGGGCTACGACCAGGCAGCAGGGGATGCATCTTCCTCTGTGGGGAAACTGAAAGCTGATAAAGTCAAACCGGATCATTTGGGATGTAAGAATGATGCTTTTGCTGATGCGAGGGAAGTCAAGGGGGGGTTTACGCACGGTAGAGAGATGGAGGCACGGTCGGAGACAGGCGAGAGCTCTGGTGTGCactcaagcagcagcagcgcatTTTCTCTGGTCCTGTCCAACAGTCAGGGCGAGCAGAAAAGCGCTTTCTGTAAACCGAGTAAAAGAACTTCTCCTATCGACCCTCAGGCGCATCTCGGTAACGCTTCAACAGCCCCCTCTAGCCGCCTAGAGGAGATGACTGACGCCTTTACCTCCAGGACTGTTATGGGATACAACAATTTGATGGCATCCAACATCCTGAGCGGGGACTTACAGACCGTACCCTCCCCGGTTGCCTTAAACAATGCTTTTCATTACGCACCGGAGCACTGGTCCAGGAACATTGGCGTTCAGCTGCAGACCACATCTTCCCTCACGATCCTTCCGCCGACTTTCACCTCATTCGGCGTGTCGGTGCAGAACTGGTGCGCCAAGTGCAACCTGTCCTTCCGCATGACCTCCGACCTCGTTTTTCACATGCGCTCTCATCACAAGAAGGAGTTCGCAGCGGAGTcccaggtgaggaggaggagggaggagaaactCACCTGCCCGATCTGCCACGAATACTTCCGAGAGCGGCACCACCTGTCGAGACACATGACCTCGCATAACTGA
- the znf488 gene encoding zinc finger protein 488 isoform X1 has translation MLVVFYHSLTMDHTFLPRSIWTGDSKFLQHPADLYASVVVTRSIPAGTCFGPCVLQNTFYDTIAFIAQKSCDKRAKSYVFRVDPEAMRNSALVLSWLRLVQAARNGEEQNTEAFLKAGQLYVRTIRDIQQEEELLVWYDQELSHLLGFTDMTRGSSEEFKCGRCHQVFKNEYPFLAHCRFLCTQVKSDAWSREVHEHKQVEIKRQHRVTDFHNIARDLEHKKSGSNEDAEVSPKRRKYEESLYPKGRKTVLLEKTNISNDDNITQLYKGYDQAAGDASSSVGKLKADKVKPDHLGCKNDAFADAREVKGGFTHGREMEARSETGESSGVHSSSSSAFSLVLSNSQGEQKSAFCKPSKRTSPIDPQAHLGNASTAPSSRLEEMTDAFTSRTVMGYNNLMASNILSGDLQTVPSPVALNNAFHYAPEHWSRNIGVQLQTTSSLTILPPTFTSFGVSVQNWCAKCNLSFRMTSDLVFHMRSHHKKEFAAESQVRRRREEKLTCPICHEYFRERHHLSRHMTSHN, from the exons ATGCTCGTTGTATTTTATCACAGTTTAACGATGGATCACACTTTCCTGCCTCGCTCCATCTGGACCGGTGACAGTAAATTCCTTCAGCATCCAGCGGATCTCTACGCCAGTGTGGTCGTTACGCGCAGCATCCCTGCAGGCACGTGCTTTGGCCCATGTGTGCTCCAAAACACTTTCTACGACACTATCGCCTTCATAGCGCAGAAATCCTGCGACAAAAGAGCTAAATCCTATGTGTTCAGG GTGGACCCCGAAGCCATGCGTAATTCTGCACTCGTGCTGTCCTGGCTGCGGCTCGTGCAGGCTGCGCGCAATGGAGAGGAGCAGAACACGGAGGCCTTTCTGAAAGCGGGTCAGCTGTATGTGCGGACCATCCGGGACATCcagcaggaggaagagctgctggtgtggtACGATCAGGAGCTGTCTCATCTACTGGGCTTCACAGACATGACCAGGGGATCGAGTGAAG agTTCAAATGTGGAAGATGTCACCAGGTCTTCAAGAATGAATATCCTTTCCTGGCTCACTGTCGATTCCTGTGCACTCAAGTCAAGAGTGACGCCTGGAGCCGCGAGGTTCACGAGCACAAGCAGGTGGAAATTAAGAGGCAACATCGAGTGACAGATTTCCACAACATCGCCAGAGATTTGGAACACAAAAAATCTGGCAGCAATGAGGACGCAGAGGTTTCCCCCAAGAGAAGGAAATACGAGGAAAGTCTTTACCCCAAAGGGCGGAAAACGGTTCTGCTGGAAAAAACGAACATTTCCAATGATGACAATATTACACAGCTGTATAAGGGCTACGACCAGGCAGCAGGGGATGCATCTTCCTCTGTGGGGAAACTGAAAGCTGATAAAGTCAAACCGGATCATTTGGGATGTAAGAATGATGCTTTTGCTGATGCGAGGGAAGTCAAGGGGGGGTTTACGCACGGTAGAGAGATGGAGGCACGGTCGGAGACAGGCGAGAGCTCTGGTGTGCactcaagcagcagcagcgcatTTTCTCTGGTCCTGTCCAACAGTCAGGGCGAGCAGAAAAGCGCTTTCTGTAAACCGAGTAAAAGAACTTCTCCTATCGACCCTCAGGCGCATCTCGGTAACGCTTCAACAGCCCCCTCTAGCCGCCTAGAGGAGATGACTGACGCCTTTACCTCCAGGACTGTTATGGGATACAACAATTTGATGGCATCCAACATCCTGAGCGGGGACTTACAGACCGTACCCTCCCCGGTTGCCTTAAACAATGCTTTTCATTACGCACCGGAGCACTGGTCCAGGAACATTGGCGTTCAGCTGCAGACCACATCTTCCCTCACGATCCTTCCGCCGACTTTCACCTCATTCGGCGTGTCGGTGCAGAACTGGTGCGCCAAGTGCAACCTGTCCTTCCGCATGACCTCCGACCTCGTTTTTCACATGCGCTCTCATCACAAGAAGGAGTTCGCAGCGGAGTcccaggtgaggaggaggagggaggagaaactCACCTGCCCGATCTGCCACGAATACTTCCGAGAGCGGCACCACCTGTCGAGACACATGACCTCGCATAACTGA